In a single window of the Streptomyces sp. HUAS ZL42 genome:
- a CDS encoding histidine phosphatase family protein: MTARSESAPLRRLVVLRHAKSAWPDGVPDHERPLAPRGRRDAPAAGRALAEADCLPDLALCSTAVRARETWELVSAEWGTPPPVRHDVRLYGAGVPQLLRVVHETPAEVETLLLVGHNPGLEDLVLELAGDALDDALDEVRLKFPTSAIAVLAWHGHTWRALAPGRALLTSMAVPRGRKKG; encoded by the coding sequence ATGACCGCACGCTCCGAATCGGCACCGCTTCGCCGCCTGGTCGTGCTGCGGCACGCCAAGTCCGCATGGCCGGACGGCGTCCCCGACCACGAACGGCCGCTCGCCCCGCGTGGCCGACGGGACGCGCCCGCCGCGGGGCGCGCCCTCGCCGAGGCCGACTGCCTGCCGGACCTCGCCCTGTGCTCGACCGCCGTACGCGCGCGGGAGACCTGGGAACTGGTCTCCGCCGAGTGGGGCACTCCGCCGCCCGTACGCCACGACGTCCGGCTCTACGGCGCCGGCGTGCCGCAGCTGCTGCGGGTGGTGCACGAGACTCCTGCGGAGGTCGAGACGCTGCTGCTGGTCGGGCACAACCCCGGTCTGGAGGACCTGGTCCTCGAACTCGCCGGCGACGCCCTCGACGACGCGCTGGACGAGGTCCGCCTGAAGTTCCCGACCTCGGCGATCGCGGTGCTGGCCTGGCACGGCCACACATGGCGGGCCCTCGCCCCGGGCCGCGCCCTGCTCACCTCGATGGCCGTGCCGCGGGGACGGAAGAAGGGATAG
- a CDS encoding PD-(D/E)XK nuclease family protein, with protein MNRALNVRRDVFAVDRVSSKTPREEFPFALAQELLDQMESGAAQSIEEALERCRGTRSRCLPQHVAWSKAATERYLDARRRDQESRNDANLPRTFCAPDAWMAFRSLEEPDVRGITDYERSVWGRQYASGDGTLRELVIPAKGDAKERLPLPELAAVASVLYYGIPARIPSFKHQSPALRHPAPPPRPERVRVYSAGFTEGRIRLLRATETDAFADWSAEEIRDLHEQHVVSRLGRVLDGRERVAGAHCAGCKVLPECSAVPRVPALLVVPPPTRPRKRRTVSVSDLRAHHDCPARYHLTRVLKLPTSVRENEAVRRGRAVDSWLNARHASAGAPACHEVPLPAHLPGLTEDELAPALGMLRAHRARCPLDNPAATQFRPQHRVTAHDPQSDVIVIASCDLVYEERGGVVVRETKTSAFPPGGRSVLLEKYPQLALAVLLLATGVLGGDLRRSRVELELLRPDGVALEEFDPGDEATVEHARNVLASYTVPWSAETRYDAAPRPGYDCTDCEALSWCVTGKERVAAAG; from the coding sequence ATGAACCGTGCTCTCAATGTCCGCCGAGATGTGTTTGCTGTGGACCGGGTTTCGTCCAAGACACCGCGAGAGGAGTTCCCGTTCGCGCTCGCGCAGGAGCTGCTCGACCAGATGGAGTCCGGTGCGGCGCAAAGCATCGAAGAGGCCCTGGAGCGGTGTCGCGGGACGCGGTCCCGGTGCCTTCCGCAGCATGTGGCCTGGTCGAAGGCGGCCACCGAGCGTTACCTCGATGCCCGCCGCAGGGACCAGGAAAGCCGCAATGACGCTAACCTCCCCCGCACGTTCTGTGCCCCAGACGCATGGATGGCGTTCCGCTCGCTCGAGGAGCCCGACGTGCGCGGCATCACCGACTACGAGCGCAGTGTCTGGGGGCGGCAGTATGCCTCGGGCGATGGAACGCTGCGCGAACTCGTCATTCCCGCCAAAGGAGATGCCAAAGAGCGCCTCCCATTGCCCGAACTCGCTGCTGTCGCCTCTGTCCTGTACTACGGGATCCCGGCCCGCATTCCTTCTTTCAAGCACCAGTCCCCAGCCCTCAGGCATCCGGCGCCACCGCCGCGGCCAGAACGCGTCCGGGTCTACTCTGCCGGCTTCACCGAAGGCCGTATCCGTCTTCTGCGCGCAACCGAGACCGACGCCTTCGCGGACTGGAGCGCCGAAGAGATCCGGGACTTGCATGAGCAACACGTCGTGTCCCGGCTCGGCCGTGTCCTCGACGGCCGCGAACGCGTCGCCGGTGCCCACTGCGCGGGTTGCAAGGTGTTACCCGAGTGCTCCGCTGTACCGCGGGTGCCCGCTCTCCTCGTGGTTCCACCTCCCACGCGGCCTCGCAAGCGGCGCACGGTATCGGTCAGCGACCTGAGAGCACATCACGACTGCCCTGCCCGCTACCACCTGACCCGCGTGCTCAAACTGCCGACTTCGGTTCGGGAGAACGAGGCCGTGCGCAGAGGCCGGGCCGTCGACAGCTGGCTCAACGCCCGTCACGCCTCGGCGGGGGCCCCGGCGTGTCACGAGGTGCCTCTGCCCGCGCACTTGCCGGGTCTCACGGAGGACGAGCTGGCTCCTGCCCTCGGGATGCTCCGGGCCCACCGGGCCCGGTGCCCGCTCGACAATCCGGCTGCGACGCAGTTCCGCCCGCAGCATCGAGTGACAGCCCACGACCCACAGTCCGACGTCATTGTCATCGCCTCCTGCGACCTGGTTTACGAGGAACGCGGCGGAGTCGTCGTCCGCGAGACCAAGACCAGTGCGTTTCCGCCGGGCGGCCGGTCCGTTCTGCTGGAGAAGTATCCGCAACTTGCCCTCGCGGTACTGCTGCTGGCGACCGGCGTGCTCGGCGGCGATTTGCGACGGTCTCGCGTGGAGCTGGAGCTCCTGCGCCCGGACGGGGTGGCCCTTGAGGAGTTCGATCCGGGCGACGAGGCCACGGTCGAGCACGCTCGTAACGTTCTTGCCTCGTACACCGTGCCCTGGTCCGCCGAGACCCGCTACGACGCGGCGCCCCGACCCGGCTACGACTGCACCGACTGCGAGGCGCTGTCCTGGTGTGTAACCGGCAAAGAGCGCGTGGCTGCCGCAGGCTGA
- a CDS encoding class I SAM-dependent DNA methyltransferase, translating to MEQQDEAVTLSLAGIARLAGVGRAAVSNWRRRHSDFPDPVGGTDASPLFSLTDAESWLLRHGKIDESSSGWDRLWPRIEDLGDRDGMANLLASAGERLAIPMMEPPPAAPGPGAADLRLADEVVRLARRQSPAEAFTVLLDRWHAVHVRQLTVTPRQLADTMVALAAELRGGSTPVRRVLDPACGMGSLLAASGRRWSDEVPPIVLAGVDSDAALARLTRARLALEFPDCERHVQSADTLRDAPLPQASRADVVLSYPPSNERSWGHSDLATDSRWVYGVPPRTEPELAWVQHCLSVLEPRGVAVLVLPPGVASRRAGRRIRAGLVRSGAVRAVVALPPGSAPPHGVGLHLWLLATPRERPGNEVTFVDAADCRTTALTGRGTAVDWDGLRERTVAALRGNDVPGTTRVPVMELLSDDTDLTPSRRTVTERSVGPVELRRAWAGWDKALMDVDDAAKAVRDHEVGAAVPDDFSYIVVSDLERSGALNVTAGKAVADDLIQQGTRAEGALCVVTPWAVPGEEPWVAEAQAAGLEDEGQGVLTSFGDVVVVTAAGGFDVWVESAGPRLLGAHTVRLRTDPALLDPFFLAACLRAPGNDQRAGIRASATSRVDVRRLRVLRATMAQQRRIGEAYRQLVRFREAVADLDRTGELLSAMLSGLLAQGRLTGD from the coding sequence ATGGAGCAGCAGGACGAAGCGGTCACGCTCAGCCTTGCCGGGATCGCACGGCTCGCTGGAGTCGGTCGTGCCGCCGTGAGTAACTGGAGGCGACGGCACAGCGACTTCCCGGATCCTGTTGGCGGTACGGATGCCAGCCCCCTGTTTTCCCTGACGGACGCGGAGTCCTGGCTTCTCCGTCATGGCAAGATCGATGAGTCCTCCAGCGGCTGGGACCGCCTGTGGCCACGAATCGAGGACCTCGGTGACCGGGATGGGATGGCCAATCTTTTGGCCTCGGCAGGTGAGCGATTGGCAATCCCGATGATGGAGCCGCCGCCTGCAGCCCCGGGCCCCGGCGCTGCAGACCTGAGACTTGCGGATGAGGTCGTGCGGCTGGCCCGTCGTCAGTCACCCGCGGAAGCCTTCACGGTGCTGCTGGATCGTTGGCACGCCGTCCACGTCCGCCAGTTGACCGTCACCCCCCGTCAACTGGCCGACACCATGGTGGCTTTGGCTGCCGAGCTGCGTGGCGGCAGTACGCCGGTGCGTCGGGTGCTGGACCCCGCGTGTGGGATGGGCTCGCTGCTGGCTGCGTCAGGTCGGAGATGGTCGGACGAGGTACCCCCGATTGTGCTCGCAGGGGTCGACAGCGACGCCGCTTTGGCCCGCCTGACCCGGGCCAGGCTGGCCTTGGAGTTCCCGGACTGCGAGCGCCACGTGCAGTCCGCCGACACACTGCGTGACGCACCCCTGCCGCAAGCCTCCCGCGCTGATGTCGTTCTGAGCTATCCACCGTCCAATGAACGTTCCTGGGGACACAGCGACTTGGCGACCGATTCTCGCTGGGTGTACGGCGTGCCACCGCGGACCGAGCCGGAGCTGGCCTGGGTGCAGCACTGCCTGTCCGTGCTAGAGCCCAGGGGTGTCGCCGTGCTGGTCCTGCCGCCCGGTGTCGCTTCGCGCCGGGCCGGACGGCGAATCCGGGCAGGGCTGGTACGTTCCGGAGCCGTGCGAGCTGTGGTCGCGCTGCCCCCCGGGAGTGCGCCGCCTCACGGGGTGGGGCTCCACTTGTGGCTGCTGGCAACGCCCCGTGAGCGCCCCGGGAACGAGGTGACCTTCGTTGATGCAGCGGACTGCCGGACGACCGCACTCACCGGCCGTGGCACGGCCGTTGACTGGGACGGTCTGCGTGAGCGCACCGTGGCGGCCCTGCGCGGCAATGACGTACCAGGCACCACACGGGTGCCGGTCATGGAACTGCTCAGTGACGACACCGATCTGACGCCCTCCCGGCGCACCGTGACTGAGCGGTCCGTGGGGCCAGTAGAACTGCGCCGTGCCTGGGCCGGCTGGGACAAGGCACTAATGGACGTGGACGACGCCGCCAAGGCCGTTCGCGACCACGAGGTGGGTGCCGCGGTGCCGGACGACTTCAGCTACATCGTCGTAAGCGACTTGGAACGTTCCGGCGCCCTGAACGTGACGGCCGGAAAGGCCGTCGCCGACGATCTGATCCAGCAGGGAACGCGGGCCGAGGGCGCCCTGTGCGTTGTCACCCCCTGGGCCGTCCCGGGCGAGGAACCCTGGGTTGCCGAGGCGCAGGCCGCCGGGCTGGAAGACGAGGGGCAAGGGGTTCTGACGTCCTTCGGTGATGTCGTGGTCGTGACCGCAGCTGGCGGATTCGACGTCTGGGTCGAGTCGGCTGGCCCACGCCTGCTCGGTGCCCACACTGTTCGGCTGCGCACCGACCCTGCGCTGCTCGACCCGTTCTTCCTCGCCGCGTGTCTGCGGGCGCCAGGCAACGACCAGCGGGCAGGAATTCGTGCCTCCGCCACATCCCGGGTCGACGTACGCCGACTGCGCGTCCTGCGCGCGACAATGGCGCAGCAGCGGCGGATTGGGGAGGCTTACCGCCAGCTCGTGCGGTTCCGAGAGGCAGTGGCAGATCTGGACAGGACTGGTGAACTGCTCTCCGCCATGTTGTCGGGGCTGCTGGCCCAGGGCAGGCTGACGGGGGACTGA
- a CDS encoding YigZ family protein: MQDEYRTVAHAGVHETEVNRSRFLCALAPVATEQEAQDFVAAVRKEHADATHNCWAYVIGADAAIQKASDDGEPGGTAGVPMLQMLLRRDMRYVVAVVTRYFGGVKLGAGGLIRAYGGAVGEALDALGTITRRRFRLATVTVDHQRAGKLQNDLRSTGREVRDVRYGEAVTIEIGLPDADVDAFRAWLAHVTAGNAGFQLGGEAYGDA; the protein is encoded by the coding sequence ATGCAGGACGAGTACCGCACAGTCGCCCATGCGGGCGTGCACGAGACCGAGGTCAACCGCTCGCGCTTCCTGTGCGCCCTCGCCCCGGTGGCCACCGAGCAGGAGGCCCAGGACTTCGTCGCGGCCGTCCGCAAGGAGCACGCCGACGCCACCCACAACTGCTGGGCCTACGTCATCGGCGCCGACGCCGCGATCCAGAAGGCGAGCGACGACGGCGAACCGGGCGGCACCGCCGGCGTCCCCATGCTGCAGATGCTGCTGCGCCGCGACATGCGGTACGTCGTCGCCGTCGTCACCCGCTACTTCGGCGGGGTCAAGCTCGGCGCGGGCGGGCTCATCAGGGCGTACGGCGGCGCGGTCGGCGAGGCCCTGGACGCCCTGGGCACGATCACCCGGCGGCGGTTCCGGCTGGCCACGGTGACCGTCGACCACCAGCGCGCCGGAAAGTTGCAGAACGATCTGCGCTCGACCGGCCGTGAGGTGCGCGACGTCCGCTACGGCGAGGCGGTCACCATCGAGATCGGACTGCCCGACGCCGACGTGGACGCCTTCCGGGCGTGGCTCGCCCACGTCACCGCGGGGAACGCCGGGTTCCAACTGGGCGGTGAAGCCTACGGGGATGCCTGA
- a CDS encoding 4-hydroxybenzoate 3-monooxygenase yields MGAGPAGLTVGSILRAASVGCVVLETGTREFIERRPRAGVVEEWVVDGLRQRGLAGNLLERAQLHTACEFRFGGERYRFPYGELTGRHHFVYPQQLLVTDLVHEYADVRGGDIRYGVRDVQLHDLATDRPSVSYTCPETGRRQLIRCDFVAGCDGARCDPGSAAARTGPRGGHDYGIGRPALLAEAPPSCDCVLFGVHPRGFAGHMGRGPEVTRYYLQCPPGDDPENWSRDRVWTELQQRLGATGVPPLTEGPLIEKRVLDMHDCVVEPMTFGRLFLAGDAAHLVAPIAAKGMNLALHDAFLLGDALVAYLAEGDDRGLDSYSEECLRRVWDYQEFYPALSV; encoded by the coding sequence GTGGGCGCCGGTCCCGCGGGACTCACCGTCGGGAGCATCCTGCGTGCCGCCTCGGTCGGCTGTGTGGTCCTGGAGACCGGGACGCGGGAGTTCATCGAGCGGCGGCCCCGGGCCGGGGTCGTCGAGGAGTGGGTGGTGGACGGGCTCCGGCAGCGGGGCCTGGCCGGGAACCTGCTGGAGCGGGCGCAGCTGCACACCGCGTGCGAGTTCCGCTTCGGCGGGGAGCGGTACCGGTTCCCGTACGGAGAGTTGACGGGACGTCACCATTTCGTCTACCCGCAGCAGCTGCTGGTCACGGATCTGGTGCACGAGTACGCCGACGTGCGGGGCGGTGACATCCGGTACGGCGTACGGGACGTCCAGCTGCACGACCTGGCGACGGACCGGCCCTCGGTGTCGTACACCTGCCCGGAAACGGGCCGACGGCAGCTGATCCGCTGCGACTTCGTCGCCGGGTGCGACGGGGCGCGGTGCGACCCGGGCAGCGCTGCCGCCCGGACGGGCCCGCGTGGCGGGCACGACTACGGCATCGGCCGGCCGGCGCTGCTCGCCGAGGCGCCGCCGTCCTGCGACTGTGTGCTGTTCGGCGTCCATCCGCGCGGCTTCGCCGGGCACATGGGGCGCGGCCCCGAGGTCACCCGCTACTACCTGCAGTGCCCGCCCGGCGACGATCCGGAGAACTGGTCGCGGGACCGCGTCTGGACGGAGCTGCAGCAGCGTCTCGGAGCGACGGGCGTCCCGCCGCTGACGGAAGGGCCGCTGATCGAGAAGCGTGTGCTGGACATGCACGACTGCGTCGTCGAGCCGATGACCTTCGGGCGGCTCTTCCTGGCCGGTGACGCGGCGCACCTCGTCGCGCCCATCGCCGCGAAGGGCATGAACCTCGCCCTGCACGACGCGTTCCTGCTCGGCGACGCGCTCGTCGCGTATCTCGCGGAGGGCGACGACCGCGGCCTGGACTCCTACTCGGAGGAGTGTCTGCGGCGGGTCTGGGACTACCAGGAGTTCTATCCAGCGCTCAGCGTCTAG
- a CDS encoding serine/threonine-protein kinase, translating to MVEPWPAGRKLAGRFSRAGEGAWGGMGVVYRATDDNHAGRAVAVKFLWPRDSEAALRGYRAPTSDELRRFDRECEMHRRFGGQGVPAFVHADLSPPRPYLVTEYVDGEDLHAFLTRNRPTLSAAACVVVPLLEVLGRVHGAGVVHRDVKPANVLLARRDGVVYLTDFGIALPQDPTATRYTNGRTPGTIGYMAPEIHRGERNPGPEADLYGVACIAFQMVTGRLVFEAGHSDYDLARLHCEERPPLLSDDIPTLPSGIVDITDRMLAKSPTDRPPLELALEIWRPLLPSPGDPAPRPGFDPDPTLPHRAAHTTAAPPATASPAGVRRPRVHRRPVGGPTRSALRNLCAEAEIEVERGEPGTAVDELTAMLVRAEQCLPGAVREVQGARLTVARAQLLRGETAAAGRTYRDVARRLADAPAGTGTGELRVRAQLGAVQVMAAEGSPVQAVADDWLELTEGLAYWPGPGPSRQTLELCREVGVEVEELALDAKQGELSQGLPDAIQKLLARLDTQLDEPRRN from the coding sequence GTGGTGGAGCCATGGCCGGCGGGGAGGAAGCTCGCGGGCAGATTCAGCCGTGCCGGGGAAGGCGCTTGGGGCGGCATGGGCGTCGTTTACCGGGCGACCGACGACAACCACGCCGGGCGGGCGGTCGCAGTGAAGTTCCTGTGGCCGCGAGATTCCGAGGCCGCCCTACGCGGATACCGGGCCCCCACCTCCGATGAGTTAAGGCGTTTTGACCGCGAGTGCGAGATGCACCGACGCTTCGGTGGCCAAGGCGTGCCCGCCTTCGTCCACGCGGATCTCTCACCGCCGCGCCCGTACCTCGTCACGGAGTACGTCGATGGCGAGGACCTGCACGCTTTCCTGACCCGGAACAGACCCACGCTCTCTGCAGCGGCGTGTGTGGTTGTTCCGCTGCTGGAGGTGCTCGGGCGGGTACATGGGGCGGGCGTAGTGCACCGGGACGTCAAGCCCGCCAACGTTCTGCTGGCCCGGCGCGACGGCGTTGTGTATCTCACCGACTTCGGCATCGCCCTGCCACAAGACCCGACGGCAACCCGATACACCAACGGCCGGACACCCGGCACCATCGGCTACATGGCCCCGGAGATCCACCGCGGCGAACGTAACCCGGGCCCGGAGGCCGACCTCTACGGTGTGGCCTGCATCGCCTTCCAGATGGTGACCGGACGGCTGGTTTTCGAGGCCGGCCACTCCGACTACGACTTGGCCCGCCTGCACTGCGAGGAGCGACCGCCGCTGCTCAGCGACGATATCCCCACCCTGCCGTCCGGGATTGTAGACATCACAGACCGCATGCTTGCCAAGTCACCTACCGACAGGCCGCCTTTGGAACTGGCCCTTGAGATCTGGCGTCCGCTACTACCCTCGCCCGGCGACCCGGCTCCGCGTCCCGGCTTCGATCCTGACCCGACGCTGCCCCATCGCGCCGCCCACACCACTGCGGCCCCGCCCGCAACAGCATCGCCCGCCGGCGTGCGCCGCCCCCGGGTGCACCGTCGCCCCGTCGGCGGTCCTACCCGGTCCGCCCTGCGGAATCTGTGCGCCGAGGCCGAGATCGAAGTCGAACGCGGCGAACCAGGCACGGCCGTCGACGAGCTGACCGCAATGCTGGTGCGCGCGGAGCAGTGCCTCCCTGGGGCGGTCCGCGAAGTGCAGGGCGCACGCCTCACTGTGGCCCGTGCTCAGCTGCTGCGTGGGGAGACGGCCGCCGCCGGCCGCACTTACCGGGACGTCGCCAGGCGGCTCGCGGACGCACCGGCAGGCACGGGGACCGGTGAACTGCGGGTCCGGGCGCAGCTCGGAGCGGTCCAGGTGATGGCTGCGGAAGGGAGCCCAGTCCAGGCGGTGGCCGACGACTGGCTGGAACTTACCGAAGGACTCGCGTATTGGCCGGGGCCGGGGCCGTCCCGCCAGACCCTGGAATTGTGCCGGGAGGTAGGCGTCGAGGTGGAGGAACTTGCTTTGGACGCGAAGCAAGGAGAACTGTCTCAGGGGCTGCCCGACGCAATCCAGAAGCTGCTGGCCCGCCTCGACACCCAACTTGACGAACCTCGCAGAAACTGA
- a CDS encoding IS630 family transposase → MTAAALGAYIVFEDEAGFSMTPPRARTWGRRGHTPVVRVRGRSWRRWSIAAMCCYKQGETSRLIYRPRRHRKHKGKGRDSFSWRDYRDLAVRAHLQLKAPIVLVWDNLNTHLAAGMRQYADEHDWLTIVQLPSYAPDLNPAEGVWSLLRRGPLANTAFTDDDHLERTLRRGLRHIQLRHDLIDGCLAGTGLSLTHHPTTIRGNQ, encoded by the coding sequence ATGACCGCGGCGGCGCTGGGGGCCTACATCGTCTTCGAGGACGAGGCGGGGTTTTCCATGACACCGCCGCGGGCCCGCACCTGGGGCCGACGTGGGCACACGCCGGTGGTCCGGGTGCGCGGCCGCTCCTGGCGCCGCTGGTCGATCGCCGCCATGTGCTGCTACAAGCAAGGAGAAACCTCCCGGCTGATCTACCGGCCGCGCCGCCACCGCAAGCACAAGGGCAAAGGGCGCGACAGCTTCTCCTGGCGCGACTACCGCGACCTGGCGGTGCGCGCGCACCTCCAGCTCAAGGCCCCGATCGTGCTCGTCTGGGACAATCTCAATACCCATCTCGCCGCCGGCATGCGCCAGTACGCGGACGAACACGACTGGCTCACCATCGTCCAACTTCCCTCTTATGCACCGGACTTGAATCCGGCGGAAGGCGTCTGGTCGCTGTTACGGCGCGGCCCGCTGGCCAACACCGCATTCACCGACGACGACCACCTCGAACGCACCCTCCGCCGCGGACTTCGCCATATCCAGTTACGGCACGACCTCATCGACGGCTGCCTTGCCGGCACCGGACTCAGCCTCACCCACCACCCGACAACAATCCGAGGAAATCAGTAG
- a CDS encoding CoA-binding protein yields MYGDEATIRKILTGLGDTWAIVGLSSNRRRAAHGVAEVLQLFGKRIVPVHPKAETVHGERGYASLADIPFDVDVVDVFVNSDLAGAIADEAVAKGAKAVWFQLDVIDEAAYDRTRAAGLEMVMDRCPAIEIPRLR; encoded by the coding sequence ATGTACGGCGACGAGGCGACGATCCGCAAGATCCTCACCGGGCTGGGCGACACCTGGGCGATCGTGGGCCTGTCGTCGAACCGGCGTCGCGCGGCGCACGGAGTCGCCGAGGTGCTGCAGCTCTTCGGCAAGCGCATCGTGCCGGTCCACCCCAAGGCGGAGACGGTCCACGGGGAGCGGGGCTACGCCTCCCTCGCGGACATCCCCTTCGACGTGGACGTCGTCGACGTGTTCGTCAACAGCGACCTCGCCGGCGCGATCGCGGACGAGGCGGTCGCGAAGGGGGCCAAGGCGGTGTGGTTCCAGCTCGACGTCATCGACGAGGCGGCCTACGACCGCACCCGCGCGGCCGGGCTGGAGATGGTCATGGACCGTTGCCCTGCGATCGAGATTCCCCGACTGCGTTAG
- a CDS encoding winged helix-turn-helix domain-containing protein — protein sequence MRYAQGGGLTAERRKFRERIRYQAGERFARSERTAVIARDLRVSERSVERWRRAWQEGGMDALASTGPAKLPKVSDLQFAVLEEELALGPAEHGWEDQRWTLARVRALIAWKFGIDCSSAAVWRLLHRHGWSWQCPARRALERDEHAVELWKKDVWPQVE from the coding sequence ATGCGGTACGCGCAGGGCGGTGGGCTGACCGCCGAGCGGCGGAAGTTTCGTGAGCGGATCCGGTACCAGGCCGGTGAGCGGTTCGCACGCAGTGAGAGAACCGCGGTGATCGCGAGGGATCTGCGGGTGAGTGAGCGGTCGGTGGAGCGCTGGCGTCGTGCCTGGCAGGAGGGCGGGATGGACGCCCTCGCCTCCACGGGACCGGCCAAACTTCCCAAGGTGTCCGACTTACAGTTCGCCGTGCTGGAGGAGGAGTTGGCCCTCGGGCCGGCCGAGCACGGCTGGGAGGACCAGCGGTGGACCCTGGCACGGGTCAGAGCGCTGATCGCCTGGAAGTTCGGCATCGACTGCTCCTCGGCAGCCGTCTGGCGGCTGCTGCACCGGCACGGCTGGTCCTGGCAGTGCCCGGCCCGCCGCGCGCTGGAACGCGACGAGCATGCGGTCGAGCTGTGGAAGAAGGACGTGTGGCCGCAGGTGGAATGA